In Neofelis nebulosa isolate mNeoNeb1 chromosome 7, mNeoNeb1.pri, whole genome shotgun sequence, the following proteins share a genomic window:
- the STRC gene encoding stereocilin isoform X5 — MALSLWALLLPLSCAVILVPTGIQSLDPGLSLLKSLLSTMDQAPQGSLSRSQFSAFLANISSSFGPGRMGEGPVGEPPPLQPPALRLHDFLVTLRGSPDWEPMLGLLGDVLALLGQEQTPRDFLGHQAGVLGGLAEVLLGALVPVGPPTPTRPPCTRDGPSDCVLVADWLPSLLLLLEGTRWQALVQVQSSVDPTNATGLNGREPAPHFLQGLLGLLTPVGEPGSEEALWGGLLRTVGPPLYAAFQEGLLRVTDSLQDEVFSILGQPEPDANGQCQGGNLQQLLLWGIRHNLSWDVQALGFLSGLPPPPPALLHCLSTGVPLPRASQLSAHISPRQQRAISVEALCENHSGPAPPYSISNFSIHLLCQHAKPATPQPPPSTIAICQTAVWYAVSWAPGAQGWLQACHDQFPDQFLEAICNNLSFSALSGPNRRLVKRLCAGLLPPPTSCPEGLPSVPLTPEIFWGCFLENETLWAERLCGEAGLQAVPPSNQAWVQHVCQGPTPDATAFPPCHIGPCGERCPDGGSFLMMVCANDTMYEALVPFWPWLAGQCRISRGGNDTCFLEGLLGPLLPSLPPLGPSPLCLAPAPFLLGMLSQLPRCQSSVPALAHSTRLHYLLRLLTFLLGPGAGGTEAQGMLGQALMLSSLPDNCSFWDAFRPEGRRSVLRTVGEYLEQEEQWTPLGFEPTASPSSGINKMELLSCFSPVLWDLLQREKSVWALQILVQAYLHMPPENLQQLVLSAEREAAQGFLTLMHRSWAQLQVPPSEEQALGRLTALLLQQYPRLTSQLFIDLSPLIPFLAVSDLMRFPPSLLANDSVLAAIRDYSPGMRPEQKEALAKRLLAPDLFGEVPAWSQELLWAVLPLLPHLPLENFLQLSPHQIQALEDSWPAAGLGPGHARHVLRSLVNQSVQDGEEQVRRLSYCLDGSSLGMMTLISLAPQLSLEELCSLHPLLPGLSSQTLQAIPRRVLIGACSCLAPELSRLSACQTAALLQTFRVKDGVKNIGTTGASAAVCIPGQQPIPTTWPDCLLPLLPLKLLQLDSAALLANRRRYRELPWSEQQAQFLWKKMQVPTNLTLRNLQALGTLAGGMSCEFLQQINSMANFLEVVHMIYQLPTGVRGSLRACIWVELQRRMTMPEPELATMGPELSGLDTRLLLDLPVRLMDRLSNESIMLVVGLVRGAPEQLLALTPLHRVALAERALQNLAPKETTVSREVLETLGPLVGFLGIESTRRIPLPILLGQLNQLQGFCLGEPFATELGWLLSQEPALGKPELWSQGEVEQAGRLVLTLSTEAISLIPREALGQETLERLLEKQQSWEESRVGQLCGRPQLASKKAALVAGVVRPTAEDLPEPVPNCADIRGTFPAAWSATQIAGMELSDFEDCLELFAGDPGLGPEELRAAMGKAKQLWGPPRGFRPEQILQLGRLLIGLGERELQELILVDWGVLSTLGQIDGWSSIQLRVVVSSFLRQSGRHVSHLDFLHLTALGYTLCGLRPEELQHISSWEFSQAALFLGNLHLQCSEEQLEVLAQLLVLPGGFGPVSNWGPEIFTEIGTIAAGIPDLALSALLQEQIQGLTPLAISVIPAPKFAVVFSPTQLSSLTSVQAVAVTPEQMAFLSPEQRRAVAWAQHEGKDSPEQQGRSTAWGLQDWSQPSWAMALTICFLGNLL, encoded by the exons ATGGCTCTGAGCCTCTGGGCCCTGCTGCTGCCGCTGTCCTGTGCAG TGATTCTGGTCCCTACTGGGATTCAGTCCCTGGACCCTGGTCTCTCCCTCCTGAAGTCATTGCTCTCCACAATGGACCAAGCTCCTCAGGGGTCCCTCAGCCGCTCACAGTTCTCTGCATTCCTGGCcaacatttcttcttcctttgggcctgggagaatgggggagggacctGTGGGGGAGCCCCCACCTCTCCAGCCCCCTGCTCTCCGGCTCCACGACTTCCTAGTAACACTGAGAGGCAGCCCAGACTGGGAGCCAATGCTAGGTCTACTAGGGGATGTTCTGGCACTGCTGGGACAGGAGCAGACCCCCCGGGACTTCCTGGGGCACCAGGCAGGTGTACTGGGTGGACTCGCAGAGGTGTTGCTAGGAGCCTTAGTTCCTGTGGGGCCCCCAACCCCTACCCGGCCCCCATGCACCCGTGATGGGCCCTCTGACTGCGTCCTGGTGGCTGACTGGTTGCCTTCTCTGCTGCTCTTGTTAGAGGGTACACGATGGCAGGCCCTGGTACAGGTGCAGTCCAGTGTAGACCCCACAAATGCCACAGGCCTCAATGGGAGGGAGCCAGCCCCCCACTTTTTGCAGGGTCTGTTGGGTTTGCTCACCCCAGTAGGGGAGCCAGGCTCTGAGGAGGCTCTTTGGGGAGGTCTACTGCGCACAGTGGGGCCCCCCCTCTATGCTGCCTTCCAGGAGGGACTTCTCCGTGTCACTGACTCCCTACAGGATGAGGTCTTTTCCATTCTGGGGCAACCAGAGCCTGATGCCAATGGGCAGTGCCAGGGAG GCAACCTTCAACAGCTGCTTTTATG GGGCATCCGGCACAACCTTTCCTGGGATGTCCAGGCGCTGGGCTTTCTGTCTGGattgccacccccaccccctgccctcctccactgTCTGAGCACAGGTGTGCCTCTGCCCAGGGCTTCCCAGCTCTCAGCCCACATCAGCCCTCGCCAACAGCGAGCCATCTCTGTGGAGGCCCTCTGCGAGAACCACTCAGGTCCAGCACCACCCTACAGCATTTCCAACTTCTCCATCCACTTGCTCTGCCAGCACGCCAAGCCTGccaccccacagccccctcccagcACCATTGCCATCTGCCAGACAGCTGTGTGGTATGCAGTCTCATGGGCACCAGGTGCCCAAGGCTGGCTACAGGCCTGCCATGACCAGTTTCCTGATCAGTTCCTGGAGGCAATATGTAACAACCTCTCCTTTTCAGCCTTGTCTGGCCCCAATCGCCGTCTGGTAAAGCGGCTCTGTGCTGgtcttctcccaccccccaccagctgTCCTGAAGGACTGCCTTCTGTTCCCCTCACCCCAGAGATCTTCTGGGGCTGCTTCTTGGAGAATGAGACCCTGTGGGCTGAGCGGCTGTGTGGAGAGGCGGGTCTGCAGGCTGTGCCCCCCAGCAATCAGGCTTGGGTTCAGCATGTGTGCCAGGGCCCTACCCCAGATGCCACTGCCTTCCCACCCTGCCACATTGGACCTTGTGGGGAACGCTGCCCAGATGGGGGCAGCTTCCTGATGATGGTCTGTGCCAATGACACCATGTATGAAGCGCTTGTGCCCTTCTGGCCTTGGCTAGCAGGCCAGTGCAGGATAAGTCGTGGGGGCAATGACACTTGCTTCCTAGAGGGGCTACTGGGCCCTCTTCTGCCCTCTCTGCCACCACTGGGACCATCCCCACTGTGTCTAGCCCCAGCCCCCTTCCTGCTTGGCATGCTATCCCAATTGCCACGTTGTCAGTCCTCTGTACCAGCCCTTGCCCACTCCACACGCCTACACTATCTCCTGCGCCTGCTGACCTTTCTTCTGggtccaggggctggggggactGAGGCCCAGGGGATGCTGGGTCAGGCCCTGATGCTCTCCAGTCTCCCAGACAACTGCTCCTTCTGGGATGCCTTCCGCCCAGAGGGCCGGCGCAGTGTGCTGCGGACAGTTGGGGAGTACCTGGAACAGGAGGAGCAGTGGACCCCGCTGGGCTTTGAACCCACTGCCAGCCCCAGCTCTGGTATAAACAAGATGGAGCTCCTGTCCTGCTTCAGT CCTGTGCTATGGGATCTGCTCCAGAGGGAGAAGAGTGTTTGGGCCCTGCAGATTCTAGTGCAG GCATACCTGCACATGCCACCAGAAAATCTCCAGCAGCTGGTGCTTtcagcagagagggaggctgCTCAGGGCTTCCTGACGCTCATGCACCGTTCCTGGGCCCAGCTTCAG GTGCCACCATCTGAGGAGCAAGCCCTGGGTCGCCTGACAGCCTTGTTGCTCCAGCAGTACCCACGCCTCACCTCCCAGCTCTTCATTGACCTGTCACCGCTCATCCCCTTCTTGGCTGTCTCTGACCTGATGCGCTTCCCACCATCCTTGTTGGCCAATGACAGTGT ACTGGCTGCCATCCGAGATTACAGCCCAGGAATGAGGCCTGAACAGAAGGAAGCTCTTGCAAAGCGACTGCTGGCCCCTGACCTGTTTGGGGAAGTGCCCGCCTGGTCCCAGGAGCTACTGTGGGCAGTGTTGCCCctgctcccccacctccctctggagAACTTTCTGCAGCTCAGCCCTCACCAG ATCCAGGCCCTGGAGGATAGTTGGCCAGCAGCAGGTCTTGGGCCAGGGCATGCCCGGCATGTGCTACGAAGCCTGGTGAACCAGAGTGTCCAGGACGGAGAAGAGCAGGTGCGCAG GCTGTCTTACTGCTTGGACGGCTCCTCCCTAGGCATGAT GACTCTTATCTCTCTTGCTCCCCAGCTGTCCCTGGAGGAACTCTGCTCCTTGCACCCTCTGCTGCCAGGCCTCAGCTCCCAGACACTCCAGGCCATCCCTAGGCGAGTTCTGATTGGGGCCTGTTCCTGCCTGGCCCCTGAACTGTCACGCCTCTCAGCTTGCCAGACTGCAGCATTGCTGCAGACCTTTCGG GTGAAAGACGGCGTTAAAAACATAGGTACAACAGGTGCCAGTGCAGCTGTGTGTATCCCTGGTCAG cagcCCATCCCCACCACCTGGCCAGACTGCCtgcttcccctgctcccactAAAGCTGCTACAGCTGGACTCTGCGGCTCTTCTGGCTAACCGAAGGCGCTACCGGGAGCTGCCCTGGTCTGAGCAGCAG GCTCAGTTTCTCTGGAAGAAGATGCAGGTGCCCACCAACCTGACACTTAGGAATCTGCA GGCTCTGGGCACCCTGGCAGGGGGCATGTCGTGTGAGTTTCTGCAGCAGATCAACTCAATGGCAAACTTCCTTGAAGTAGTGCACATGATCTATCAGCTGCCCACTGGAGTTCGAGGGAGTCTG AGAGCCTGTATCTGGGTGGAGCTACAGCGGAGGATGACAATGCCAGAGCCAGAGCTGGCAACCATGGGGCCAGAACTGAGTGGGCTAGACACCAGGCTACTCTTGGATTTACC GGTCCGGTTGATGGATAGACTGTCCAATGAATCTATTATGTTGGTGGTGGGGCTGGTACGAGGAGCTCCAGAGCAGCTGCTGGCACTGACCCCACTCCACCGGGTGGCCCTGGCAGAGAGGGCACTACAAAACTTG GCTCCAAAGGAGACAACAGTCTCAAGGGAAGTGCTGGAGACATTGGGCCCCTTGGTTGGATTCCTGGGGATAGAGAGTACACGACGGATCCCCCTACCGATCCTGCTGGGCCAACTCAATCAGCTGCAAGGCTTCTGCCTAGGAGAGCCATTTGCCACAGAGCTGGGATGGCTCTTGTCACAGGAGCCTGCTCTTGG GAAGCCAGAGTTGTGGAGCCAGGGTGAAGTAGAGCAAGCTGGACGCCTAGTACTCACTCTGTCTACTGAAGCTATTTCCTTGATCCCCAGG GAGGCCTTGGGCCAAGAGACTCTGGAGCGGCTCCTAGAGAAGCAGCAGAGTTGGGAGGAGAGCAGAGTTGGACAGCTATGTGGAAGACCACAGCTTGCTTCCAAGAAAGCTGCCTTGGTAGCTGGGGTTGTACGGCCCACTGCAGAAGATCTCCCAG AACCTGTGCCAAATTGTGCAGATATACGAGGGACATTCCCAGCAGCCTGGTCAGCAACCCAGATTGCAGGGATGGAGCTCTCAGACTTTGAGGACTGCCTGGAATTATTCGCAGGAGACCCAGGACTTGGGCCTGAGGAACTACGGGCAGCTATGGGCAAGGCAAAACAG TTGTGGGGTCCTCCCCGGGGATTCCGTCCTGAGCAGATCCTGCAGCTAGGTCGGCTCTTAATAGGTTTAGGAGAGCGGGAACTACAGGAGCTGATCCTAGTGGACTGGGGAGTGCTGAGCACCCTGGGGCAGATAGATGGCTGGAGCTCCATCCAG CTTCGGGTTGTGGTCTCCAGTTTCTTGCGGCAGAGTGGCCGGCATGTGAGCCACCTGGACTTCCTTCATCTGACTGCACTGGGTTATACACTCTGTGGACTTCGGCCAGAGGAGCTACAGCATATCAGCAGTTGGGAATTTAG CCAAGCAGCTCTCTTCCTGGGCAATCTGCATCTCCAGTGTTCTGAGGAGCAACTGGAAGTTCTGGCCCAGCTCCTTGTGCTGCCGGGTGGTTTTGGTCCAGTCAGTAACTGGGGGCCTGAGATCTTCACTGAAATCGGCACAATAGCAG
- the STRC gene encoding stereocilin isoform X6, with amino-acid sequence MALSLWALLLPLSCAVILVPTGIQSLDPGLSLLKSLLSTMDQAPQGSLSRSQFSAFLANISSSFGPGRMGEGPVGEPPPLQPPALRLHDFLVTLRGSPDWEPMLGLLGDVLALLGQEQTPRDFLGHQAGVLGGLAEVLLGALVPVGPPTPTRPPCTRDGPSDCVLVADWLPSLLLLLEGTRWQALVQVQSSVDPTNATGLNGREPAPHFLQGLLGLLTPVGEPGSEEALWGGLLRTVGPPLYAAFQEGLLRVTDSLQDEVFSILGQPEPDANGQCQGGNLQQLLLWGIRHNLSWDVQALGFLSGLPPPPPALLHCLSTGVPLPRASQLSAHISPRQQRAISVEALCENHSGPAPPYSISNFSIHLLCQHAKPATPQPPPSTIAICQTAVWYAVSWAPGAQGWLQACHDQFPDQFLEAICNNLSFSALSGPNRRLVKRLCAGLLPPPTSCPEGLPSVPLTPEIFWGCFLENETLWAERLCGEAGLQAVPPSNQAWVQHVCQGPTPDATAFPPCHIGPCGERCPDGGSFLMMVCANDTMYEALVPFWPWLAGQCRISRGGNDTCFLEGLLGPLLPSLPPLGPSPLCLAPAPFLLGMLSQLPRCQSSVPALAHSTRLHYLLRLLTFLLGPGAGGTEAQGMLGQALMLSSLPDNCSFWDAFRPEGRRSVLRTVGEYLEQEEQWTPLGFEPTASPSSGINKMELLSCFSPVLWDLLQREKSVWALQILVQAYLHMPPENLQQLVLSAEREAAQGFLTLMHRSWAQLQVPPSEEQALGRLTALLLQQYPRLTSQLFIDLSPLIPFLAVSDLMRFPPSLLANDSVLAAIRDYSPGMRPEQKEALAKRLLAPDLFGEVPAWSQELLWAVLPLLPHLPLENFLQLSPHQIQALEDSWPAAGLGPGHARHVLRSLVNQSVQDGEEQVRRLGSLACFLSPEELQSLVPLSDPLGPVERGLLECAANGTLSPQGRVAYELLGVLRSSGGAVLSPRELRAWAPLFPQLGLRFLQELSEPQLRAMLPALQGTSVTPAQAVLLLGRLLPRHDLSLEELCSLHPLLPGLSSQTLQAIPRRVLIGACSCLAPELSRLSACQTAALLQTFRVKDGVKNIGTTGASAAVCIPGQQPIPTTWPDCLLPLLPLKLLQLDSAALLANRRRYRELPWSEQQAQFLWKKMQVPTNLTLRNLQALGTLAGGMSCEFLQQINSMANFLEVVHMIYQLPTGVRGSLRACIWVELQRRMTMPEPELATMGPELSGLDTRLLLDLPVRLMDRLSNESIMLVVGLVRGAPEQLLALTPLHRVALAERALQNLAPKETTVSREVLETLGPLVGFLGIESTRRIPLPILLGQLNQLQGFCLGEPFATELGWLLSQEPALGKPELWSQGEVEQAGRLVLTLSTEAISLIPREALGQETLERLLEKQQSWEESRVGQLCGRPQLASKKAALVAGVVRPTAEDLPVVGSSPGIPS; translated from the exons ATGGCTCTGAGCCTCTGGGCCCTGCTGCTGCCGCTGTCCTGTGCAG TGATTCTGGTCCCTACTGGGATTCAGTCCCTGGACCCTGGTCTCTCCCTCCTGAAGTCATTGCTCTCCACAATGGACCAAGCTCCTCAGGGGTCCCTCAGCCGCTCACAGTTCTCTGCATTCCTGGCcaacatttcttcttcctttgggcctgggagaatgggggagggacctGTGGGGGAGCCCCCACCTCTCCAGCCCCCTGCTCTCCGGCTCCACGACTTCCTAGTAACACTGAGAGGCAGCCCAGACTGGGAGCCAATGCTAGGTCTACTAGGGGATGTTCTGGCACTGCTGGGACAGGAGCAGACCCCCCGGGACTTCCTGGGGCACCAGGCAGGTGTACTGGGTGGACTCGCAGAGGTGTTGCTAGGAGCCTTAGTTCCTGTGGGGCCCCCAACCCCTACCCGGCCCCCATGCACCCGTGATGGGCCCTCTGACTGCGTCCTGGTGGCTGACTGGTTGCCTTCTCTGCTGCTCTTGTTAGAGGGTACACGATGGCAGGCCCTGGTACAGGTGCAGTCCAGTGTAGACCCCACAAATGCCACAGGCCTCAATGGGAGGGAGCCAGCCCCCCACTTTTTGCAGGGTCTGTTGGGTTTGCTCACCCCAGTAGGGGAGCCAGGCTCTGAGGAGGCTCTTTGGGGAGGTCTACTGCGCACAGTGGGGCCCCCCCTCTATGCTGCCTTCCAGGAGGGACTTCTCCGTGTCACTGACTCCCTACAGGATGAGGTCTTTTCCATTCTGGGGCAACCAGAGCCTGATGCCAATGGGCAGTGCCAGGGAG GCAACCTTCAACAGCTGCTTTTATG GGGCATCCGGCACAACCTTTCCTGGGATGTCCAGGCGCTGGGCTTTCTGTCTGGattgccacccccaccccctgccctcctccactgTCTGAGCACAGGTGTGCCTCTGCCCAGGGCTTCCCAGCTCTCAGCCCACATCAGCCCTCGCCAACAGCGAGCCATCTCTGTGGAGGCCCTCTGCGAGAACCACTCAGGTCCAGCACCACCCTACAGCATTTCCAACTTCTCCATCCACTTGCTCTGCCAGCACGCCAAGCCTGccaccccacagccccctcccagcACCATTGCCATCTGCCAGACAGCTGTGTGGTATGCAGTCTCATGGGCACCAGGTGCCCAAGGCTGGCTACAGGCCTGCCATGACCAGTTTCCTGATCAGTTCCTGGAGGCAATATGTAACAACCTCTCCTTTTCAGCCTTGTCTGGCCCCAATCGCCGTCTGGTAAAGCGGCTCTGTGCTGgtcttctcccaccccccaccagctgTCCTGAAGGACTGCCTTCTGTTCCCCTCACCCCAGAGATCTTCTGGGGCTGCTTCTTGGAGAATGAGACCCTGTGGGCTGAGCGGCTGTGTGGAGAGGCGGGTCTGCAGGCTGTGCCCCCCAGCAATCAGGCTTGGGTTCAGCATGTGTGCCAGGGCCCTACCCCAGATGCCACTGCCTTCCCACCCTGCCACATTGGACCTTGTGGGGAACGCTGCCCAGATGGGGGCAGCTTCCTGATGATGGTCTGTGCCAATGACACCATGTATGAAGCGCTTGTGCCCTTCTGGCCTTGGCTAGCAGGCCAGTGCAGGATAAGTCGTGGGGGCAATGACACTTGCTTCCTAGAGGGGCTACTGGGCCCTCTTCTGCCCTCTCTGCCACCACTGGGACCATCCCCACTGTGTCTAGCCCCAGCCCCCTTCCTGCTTGGCATGCTATCCCAATTGCCACGTTGTCAGTCCTCTGTACCAGCCCTTGCCCACTCCACACGCCTACACTATCTCCTGCGCCTGCTGACCTTTCTTCTGggtccaggggctggggggactGAGGCCCAGGGGATGCTGGGTCAGGCCCTGATGCTCTCCAGTCTCCCAGACAACTGCTCCTTCTGGGATGCCTTCCGCCCAGAGGGCCGGCGCAGTGTGCTGCGGACAGTTGGGGAGTACCTGGAACAGGAGGAGCAGTGGACCCCGCTGGGCTTTGAACCCACTGCCAGCCCCAGCTCTGGTATAAACAAGATGGAGCTCCTGTCCTGCTTCAGT CCTGTGCTATGGGATCTGCTCCAGAGGGAGAAGAGTGTTTGGGCCCTGCAGATTCTAGTGCAG GCATACCTGCACATGCCACCAGAAAATCTCCAGCAGCTGGTGCTTtcagcagagagggaggctgCTCAGGGCTTCCTGACGCTCATGCACCGTTCCTGGGCCCAGCTTCAG GTGCCACCATCTGAGGAGCAAGCCCTGGGTCGCCTGACAGCCTTGTTGCTCCAGCAGTACCCACGCCTCACCTCCCAGCTCTTCATTGACCTGTCACCGCTCATCCCCTTCTTGGCTGTCTCTGACCTGATGCGCTTCCCACCATCCTTGTTGGCCAATGACAGTGT ACTGGCTGCCATCCGAGATTACAGCCCAGGAATGAGGCCTGAACAGAAGGAAGCTCTTGCAAAGCGACTGCTGGCCCCTGACCTGTTTGGGGAAGTGCCCGCCTGGTCCCAGGAGCTACTGTGGGCAGTGTTGCCCctgctcccccacctccctctggagAACTTTCTGCAGCTCAGCCCTCACCAG ATCCAGGCCCTGGAGGATAGTTGGCCAGCAGCAGGTCTTGGGCCAGGGCATGCCCGGCATGTGCTACGAAGCCTGGTGAACCAGAGTGTCCAGGACGGAGAAGAGCAGGTGCGCAG GCTGGGGTCCCTCGCCTGTTTCCTGAGCCCTGAGGAGCTGCAGAGCCTGGTACCCTTGAGTGATCCACTGGGGCCAGTAGAACGGGGGCTGCTGGAATGTGCGGCCAACGGGACCCTCAGCCCACAAGGACGG GTGGCATATGAACTTCTGGGGGTATTGCGCTCATCTGGAGGAGCTGTGCTGAGCCCCCGGGAGCTGCGGGCCTGGGCCCCTCTCTTCCCTCAGCTGGGCCTCCGTTTCCTGCAGGAGCTGTCAGAGCCCCAGCTTAGAGCCATGCTTCCTGCCCTGCAGGGCACCAGTGTCACACCAGCCCAG GCTGTCTTACTGCTTGGACGGCTCCTCCCTAGGCATGAT CTGTCCCTGGAGGAACTCTGCTCCTTGCACCCTCTGCTGCCAGGCCTCAGCTCCCAGACACTCCAGGCCATCCCTAGGCGAGTTCTGATTGGGGCCTGTTCCTGCCTGGCCCCTGAACTGTCACGCCTCTCAGCTTGCCAGACTGCAGCATTGCTGCAGACCTTTCGG GTGAAAGACGGCGTTAAAAACATAGGTACAACAGGTGCCAGTGCAGCTGTGTGTATCCCTGGTCAG cagcCCATCCCCACCACCTGGCCAGACTGCCtgcttcccctgctcccactAAAGCTGCTACAGCTGGACTCTGCGGCTCTTCTGGCTAACCGAAGGCGCTACCGGGAGCTGCCCTGGTCTGAGCAGCAG GCTCAGTTTCTCTGGAAGAAGATGCAGGTGCCCACCAACCTGACACTTAGGAATCTGCA GGCTCTGGGCACCCTGGCAGGGGGCATGTCGTGTGAGTTTCTGCAGCAGATCAACTCAATGGCAAACTTCCTTGAAGTAGTGCACATGATCTATCAGCTGCCCACTGGAGTTCGAGGGAGTCTG AGAGCCTGTATCTGGGTGGAGCTACAGCGGAGGATGACAATGCCAGAGCCAGAGCTGGCAACCATGGGGCCAGAACTGAGTGGGCTAGACACCAGGCTACTCTTGGATTTACC GGTCCGGTTGATGGATAGACTGTCCAATGAATCTATTATGTTGGTGGTGGGGCTGGTACGAGGAGCTCCAGAGCAGCTGCTGGCACTGACCCCACTCCACCGGGTGGCCCTGGCAGAGAGGGCACTACAAAACTTG GCTCCAAAGGAGACAACAGTCTCAAGGGAAGTGCTGGAGACATTGGGCCCCTTGGTTGGATTCCTGGGGATAGAGAGTACACGACGGATCCCCCTACCGATCCTGCTGGGCCAACTCAATCAGCTGCAAGGCTTCTGCCTAGGAGAGCCATTTGCCACAGAGCTGGGATGGCTCTTGTCACAGGAGCCTGCTCTTGG GAAGCCAGAGTTGTGGAGCCAGGGTGAAGTAGAGCAAGCTGGACGCCTAGTACTCACTCTGTCTACTGAAGCTATTTCCTTGATCCCCAGG GAGGCCTTGGGCCAAGAGACTCTGGAGCGGCTCCTAGAGAAGCAGCAGAGTTGGGAGGAGAGCAGAGTTGGACAGCTATGTGGAAGACCACAGCTTGCTTCCAAGAAAGCTGCCTTGGTAGCTGGGGTTGTACGGCCCACTGCAGAAGATCTCCCAG TTGTGGGGTCCTCCCCGGGGATTCCGTCCTGA